A region from the Bacteroidia bacterium genome encodes:
- a CDS encoding T9SS type A sorting domain-containing protein, protein MKITILLASLLICCNIFAQNYRTIKSDAEFYYISTGTNYGDINAIKIDSTKIIGNDTILYNFRSMRNSVHGDTCGNLFGPSWIGNKVVLKPDGYNLFFNKVNDTIKINTRAPLNATWVFYKFPTNYYIEAQVKEVDTANFLGITDSIKVIGFLLKDINGDTVDYFPTDMVISKNYGFIRMPDFYEFPYDSITDVTSTNDPNTDYYLPDYNIVGKTNPTVGTVNFKAKDIYNFNIGDEFHTEQMYTVIGPGTKSITNLIKTIVSKTESPNHDTIVYSIKRCGRMESWTVQTDHAFTYYNDTIINTYVFPLNQYNPLDELPNKTFYFNNFYDYYDLRASCYSRATKWHPGYMAFESGGNGCYYMNGTIPPMMTYYYIDGCGGGYYNQDDWMFNEYNHLSLVYYKKGTETCGTPYNCGTLLNTKELNKEQIVLLLYPNPIETISCLEVKNINESIKLINLYNSIGEMIRTDNVVNSNKAYIRKGELVKGIYFYRIETESGKSLSGKLIVD, encoded by the coding sequence ATGAAGATAACAATATTATTGGCTAGTTTGCTTATTTGTTGCAATATTTTTGCACAAAATTATAGAACCATTAAATCTGATGCTGAATTTTATTATATCTCTACAGGTACAAATTACGGGGATATAAATGCAATAAAAATTGACTCAACCAAAATTATTGGAAATGACACCATTTTATATAATTTCCGATCAATGAGAAATTCTGTTCATGGAGACACCTGCGGCAATTTGTTTGGTCCATCGTGGATAGGAAATAAAGTAGTACTTAAACCTGATGGTTATAATTTGTTTTTTAATAAAGTTAACGATACCATAAAAATAAATACCAGAGCTCCACTTAATGCAACTTGGGTTTTTTATAAGTTCCCCACCAACTATTATATTGAAGCACAGGTTAAAGAAGTTGATACAGCTAATTTTCTAGGTATAACTGATAGTATAAAAGTTATCGGTTTTCTGTTAAAGGATATTAACGGGGACACTGTCGATTATTTTCCAACCGATATGGTAATTAGTAAAAATTATGGCTTTATCAGAATGCCTGATTTTTATGAGTTCCCATACGATTCAATTACTGATGTTACTTCTACTAACGATCCTAATACAGATTATTATTTACCAGATTATAACATAGTAGGAAAAACCAATCCGACAGTTGGTACTGTAAATTTTAAAGCAAAAGACATTTACAACTTTAATATTGGGGATGAATTTCACACAGAACAAATGTATACTGTAATTGGACCAGGAACAAAGTCCATAACAAATTTAATAAAAACCATTGTAAGTAAAACTGAATCTCCGAACCATGACACAATTGTTTATTCAATTAAAAGATGTGGTAGAATGGAAAGCTGGACTGTTCAGACTGACCATGCCTTTACATATTACAATGACACCATCATAAATACTTATGTATTTCCATTAAATCAATACAATCCGCTTGATGAGCTACCTAATAAAACCTTTTATTTTAATAATTTTTATGATTATTATGATTTACGTGCAAGCTGTTATAGTAGAGCGACAAAATGGCATCCAGGTTATATGGCTTTCGAAAGTGGAGGTAACGGTTGTTATTATATGAATGGGACAATTCCACCCATGATGACTTATTACTATATTGATGGTTGTGGTGGTGGATATTATAATCAGGATGATTGGATGTTTAACGAATATAATCACCTAAGCTTGGTGTATTATAAAAAAGGAACTGAAACATGTGGTACACCTTATAATTGCGGCACCCTATTAAATACAAAGGAACTAAATAAGGAACAAATTGTTTTATTGTTATACCCAAATCCAATTGAAACAATCTCCTGCCTGGAAGTGAAAAATATAAATGAATCGATAAAATTAATTAATTTGTATAACTCAATAGGTGAAATGATCAGAACGGATAACGTAGTTAACTCAAACAAAGCATACATTAGAAAAGGAGAATTAGTAAAAGGAATATATTTTTATCGCATAGAAACAGAATCTGGAAAAAGTCTTTCGGGTAAATTAATTGTGGACTGA
- a CDS encoding T9SS type A sorting domain-containing protein, translating to MKTKLFLTFTLAVALFGFTAKAQTQPQNGGFESWDSIATGVANPTGWSSFNNFVSLGAPVLSFKTTDSHSGTYALRLISQTAIIPPPLGTNTLDTVTGYVFIGGLDMNHAGTPYTDRPISISAWVKSTVVPGGTIYLVSTLSKWNSVTNQRDNVAQAVYPMSNSFATYTQITTAFNYSSPNNPDTLNIQIMAGDPSPTGTIMPGNEYFIDDVTFNFPAVANGLLNLDFEYWDLVSTGAENPSGWSSFNNFAFIGVPTLSFKSIDAHSGNFALRMISDTAVVPPPFGSNSLDTLPGYVFLGDPNMDYPGFPFTQRPTSVSAWVKGTITGPNIFYFFVTLSKWNSTTHQRDIVGQLMHPITSTVSSYMQITDLFNYGMPDSPDTISIQLMCGDPSPTGIVFPGSEFFVDDISFAGLTALNELNNDVSVTLYPNPSNGIFSVKSELLISKIEIMNVIGETIYSSEINSNQSTIDFSKQAKGIYFYQVNTKDNNIATGKIIIK from the coding sequence ATGAAAACAAAACTATTTTTAACATTCACTTTAGCAGTTGCCTTATTTGGATTTACTGCAAAAGCACAGACACAACCTCAGAACGGAGGATTTGAATCATGGGACTCAATTGCTACTGGTGTGGCAAACCCAACAGGATGGTCATCTTTTAACAACTTTGTAAGTTTAGGTGCACCGGTATTATCCTTTAAAACTACTGATTCTCATTCGGGAACTTATGCACTAAGGTTAATTAGTCAGACAGCTATTATCCCGCCACCTTTAGGTACAAATACTCTTGATACTGTTACCGGATATGTTTTTATTGGCGGATTAGACATGAATCATGCAGGAACCCCATATACGGACAGACCAATTTCAATAAGTGCATGGGTTAAAAGTACAGTTGTACCAGGTGGTACAATTTATTTAGTTTCAACATTAAGCAAATGGAATTCTGTAACAAATCAACGTGATAATGTTGCACAAGCAGTTTATCCCATGTCTAATTCATTTGCTACGTACACTCAAATAACTACAGCATTTAATTATTCATCACCAAACAATCCCGACACATTAAATATACAAATTATGGCAGGAGACCCTTCTCCAACAGGAACAATTATGCCGGGTAACGAATATTTTATTGATGATGTAACATTCAACTTTCCGGCTGTTGCAAACGGTTTACTTAATCTTGATTTTGAATACTGGGATCTGGTTTCTACTGGTGCCGAGAACCCTTCTGGCTGGTCATCATTTAACAATTTTGCATTCATAGGTGTGCCAACATTATCATTCAAATCTATTGATGCTCATTCCGGAAATTTTGCATTAAGAATGATAAGTGATACTGCAGTTGTTCCTCCTCCTTTTGGCTCAAATTCATTAGATACTTTACCCGGTTATGTGTTTTTAGGTGACCCAAACATGGACTATCCGGGGTTTCCATTTACTCAAAGACCAACTTCAGTTAGTGCTTGGGTAAAAGGCACTATTACCGGTCCAAATATCTTCTATTTTTTTGTAACATTAAGCAAATGGAATTCAACTACACACCAAAGAGATATTGTAGGACAATTAATGCATCCAATAACATCAACAGTTTCAAGCTATATGCAAATTACCGATCTGTTTAACTATGGAATGCCTGATTCGCCCGACACAATAAGCATTCAGTTAATGTGCGGAGATCCTTCACCAACAGGAATCGTTTTCCCGGGAAGTGAATTTTTTGTTGATGATATTTCATTTGCAGGCTTAACAGCACTTAACGAGCTTAATAATGATGTTAGTGTAACTCTGTACCCCAATCCATCAAATGGTATTTTCTCAGTAAAATCCGAATTATTAATTTCTAAAATAGAGATTATGAATGTAATTGGTGAAACAATTTATTCTTCTGAAATAAATTCAAATCAATCAACTATTGATTTTAGCAAACAAGCTAAAGGTATTTACTTTTATCAGGTTAATACAAAGGATAACAACATTGCTACAGGTAAAATTATTATAAAATAA